The sequence below is a genomic window from Campylobacter ornithocola.
TCCCCATTATCAAAATCATTAAAAGTATCTAAAACTTCTTGCAATAAAACAGGAATATGCGGACTTTGCAAAATAAACCTTTTAAATATTTTTTAGTATAATACCTTAGCTAACTTTAAAACAAGGTTTTTTAATGGATAAAGAAAACATCATTTCTCAAATAAAAATACTTTCTGCTTCAATGTTCAAAAAAAATTTTTTTGGAATTTGCCATGGTTCAGTTTCAGCAAAGCTTTCTCAAGGTTCATTTATTATCAACAAAAACAATACTTTTTTAAATCAAATAGATGAAAAAAATTTAAGTATCTTAAAATTTGCAAAAGATTATAGTTGGGACGAAGCAAGCAGTGATTGTGAAATTCACAAAAGTATATATGAAAATATACCCGAGGCTAAATTTGTATGTTTTGCTTGTCCAACTTATACTCTATCAATGAGTTTAAATCATGATTTTATAACACCTCAAGATTATTTTGGGGAAATTTTTTTAGAAGAAATTCGTGTTTATAATCCTAAAAATTATGAAGACTGGGAAGATAGATCGCAAACTGAAATTTATCGTTACATGTTAGAACAAAAACAAAATTTTGTTGTTGTAAAAGGTTATGGAATATTTGCTTATGGCAGAACAAGTTATGAGTTGGGTAAAATTATAGATTTAATTGAAAATTCTTGTAAAATTATCCATTTAGCTGAAACAAATTTATCATAATCTTTTAAAATTAATTTTTTATTAATCACAAATCATCTATAATTTATGGTTTAATTTATTTAATTCATGGATTGGGGTAAAAATGCTCACTTGGATGCAGCATCATAAAAAATATTTAGTTGTTACTATTTGGATTAGCGTTATTGCTTTTGTTGGAGCAGGCTTTGTAGGTTGGGGAAGTTATGATTTTAACACCGATAGATCAAATTCTGTTGCAAAAGTAGGTGATGAAAAAATAAGTTATGATGAGTTTAATTTAAAGTATTCTCAATTATTTAGCTATTATTCTCAGTTGAATAATGGTAACTACACACAAGAGCAAGCAAAAAAAGATGGTTTAGATATTCAAGCTATTAATGAACTTATACAAGAAAAACTTCTACTTTCTTATGCAAAAACCTTAGGATTGAATGTGAGCGAAGAAGAAATTGCTTATGATTTAGCACACCAAGAAATCTTTCATAATGCCTCAGGGGTTTTTGATAAAAATTTATATTATAATTTACTTGCTAGAAATAATTACACACCGAAAACTTATGAAAAAATTATCCACGATGAATTACTACTTAAAAAAATCAATGCAATTTTAAATTTACAGATCAAAGAAAATGAACTTGATATGTTTGCAGCAAGTTTTTTAATGCAAGATAGTCTGAAAATTCAAACTATAAAACTTGATAATAAAAACATCCCGATTGACGAAAAAGAATTGAAACAAACTTGGGAAAAAAATAAAGAACTTTATAAAACACAAAAGAACTATGAGCTTGCAACTTATTTTTTAAAACCTGATGAAATTGTAGTTGAAGATAAGGAAATTCAAGCTTATTATGAAGAAAACAAAAATAATTACAAAGATTTTGCAGGAAAAATTTTAAGTCTAGAACAAAGTAAAGATAAAGTTATAAAAGATCTAAAACTCTCTAAACTCAAAGTTAAAGCTAACGAAAGTTATGTTGCTTTAAGAAAAAACGAACTTAGTTTTGATAAAAATATTACAATTAGCGATGCTGATATTTATTATCCTTTGGAAAATATACAAAAAGCCAAAGAAAATGATTTTATTAAACCCTTCAACTTTGAAGATGGATATATGGTTGCGAAAATTATCAAAATAAATCCTATACAAACTAAAACTTTTGAACAAGCTAAAAACGAAGTAAGTAAACTTTATATTAAGGAAAAAACTAAGACCATTTTAGAAGAAAAGGCAAAGCTTGCTTTGGAAAATTTTCAAGGTATAGACATAGGTACTTATAGTCGTGACTCAGGTAAAAAGGAAAAAGTAGGTGATATGATGAATGATACTGAATTTAGCGAGTTTTTAATGCATGTATTTGACTCAAATAAAGCCAAATCTTATGTATTATTTGATGATAAAGCAATAGTTTATGAAATCACAAAACAAACTTTAGAAAATCAAAATAAAGAAGAAATTTATAAATTTATCATAGAGCAAAGCGCTAAACAAACCAAACAAACTTTACTTAAAGAAGAATTATTAAAAAAACTTATAGAATTATATCCAATCCAACGCTATTATAAAGGAAATGTAAATTGAATATTTTAGGAATTGATTTAGGATCGATACAAACTTGTGCTATTTTAGTACAAAAAAGCGAAGAAGGACTTAAAGTCATCGGTTTTGGAAA
It includes:
- a CDS encoding class II aldolase and adducin N-terminal domain-containing protein, with the protein product MDKENIISQIKILSASMFKKNFFGICHGSVSAKLSQGSFIINKNNTFLNQIDEKNLSILKFAKDYSWDEASSDCEIHKSIYENIPEAKFVCFACPTYTLSMSLNHDFITPQDYFGEIFLEEIRVYNPKNYEDWEDRSQTEIYRYMLEQKQNFVVVKGYGIFAYGRTSYELGKIIDLIENSCKIIHLAETNLS
- a CDS encoding peptidylprolyl isomerase: MLTWMQHHKKYLVVTIWISVIAFVGAGFVGWGSYDFNTDRSNSVAKVGDEKISYDEFNLKYSQLFSYYSQLNNGNYTQEQAKKDGLDIQAINELIQEKLLLSYAKTLGLNVSEEEIAYDLAHQEIFHNASGVFDKNLYYNLLARNNYTPKTYEKIIHDELLLKKINAILNLQIKENELDMFAASFLMQDSLKIQTIKLDNKNIPIDEKELKQTWEKNKELYKTQKNYELATYFLKPDEIVVEDKEIQAYYEENKNNYKDFAGKILSLEQSKDKVIKDLKLSKLKVKANESYVALRKNELSFDKNITISDADIYYPLENIQKAKENDFIKPFNFEDGYMVAKIIKINPIQTKTFEQAKNEVSKLYIKEKTKTILEEKAKLALENFQGIDIGTYSRDSGKKEKVGDMMNDTEFSEFLMHVFDSNKAKSYVLFDDKAIVYEITKQTLENQNKEEIYKFIIEQSAKQTKQTLLKEELLKKLIELYPIQRYYKGNVN